The following DNA comes from Actinomycetota bacterium.
GGCTGGGGGACAAGACCGCCAGCGAACGCGGGCGGCTTTCGCCGAATCCGCTTAAACACCTCGACACATTCGGGACGATCGTGCTGCTGATAACCTTCCTTGGATCCCAGGGCCGCATGATGTTCGGCTGGGCCAAGCCGGTGCCGATCAATCCCGGCAATTTCAAATCTCATCAGCGGGGAATGGCGTGGGTCGGGATCGCCGGGCCGACGGCTAACTTTATTCTCGCTTCGGTGGCGGCGCTGATCCTGAGGACCTTTTACCCGCACGTCGGCGACCTGGAGAACAGTCTGCTGGCGATCGGCGTCTTCCGTGTGTTCCAGCTGAACATTATCCTGATGCTGTTCAACCTGATCCCGGTGCCGCCGCTTGACGGCTCGCGCATCATCGGGGCGTTCCTCAATCGCAGTTCCTACATGAAGTGGATCCAGCTCGACCAGTACGGCATGTTCTTCGTCATGATCCTGCTGTTCGTGCTGATCAATTTCGGCAACGGGCTAACAGATATCATCCTGCCGGTCTACCGGCTGTTTCTGCCGAGCTACTCGGCGCTGTTCGGGCTTTGATCTTCCCCAAACCTTAGGAGGCTGATGAAAAGCGTTGCTGTGGTGACCAGCGGCGGTGACGCGCCGGGAATGAACGCGGCCGTGCGGGCGATCGTGCGGTTCGGGACGGAAAAGGGCATGACCATGTTTGGGGTGCGCAACGGCTACGAGGGGCTGAT
Coding sequences within:
- a CDS encoding site-2 protease family protein — protein: MNELLLQLAITLPVLLISLVFHEVSHGYVAYRLGDKTASERGRLSPNPLKHLDTFGTIVLLITFLGSQGRMMFGWAKPVPINPGNFKSHQRGMAWVGIAGPTANFILASVAALILRTFYPHVGDLENSLLAIGVFRVFQLNIILMLFNLIPVPPLDGSRIIGAFLNRSSYMKWIQLDQYGMFFVMILLFVLINFGNGLTDIILPVYRLFLPSYSALFGL